The proteins below come from a single Rosa rugosa chromosome 2, drRosRugo1.1, whole genome shotgun sequence genomic window:
- the LOC133734431 gene encoding mechanosensitive ion channel protein 6-like isoform X2 has product MDFSLKKSFKSHGSSKHMRKISAGAVEDNSHEELPILIDHQNQASIASDSPGHHRREVIVKIDEGDSSATTIRENVREVEHGGMIWRESSLDFWTEDDGSTIPADGSAGSGGFHFVQRGKQTAPAAEEDPPTKLIGQYLKKQRASGGDVSLDMDLEMDELQKPPLAEPPRISEASRELKVSFQSPARSDLPIPETGNDSVRRRNKDSVVDDERRRSSRLSNGGADVIRCSSNKSFRREASFQNNNLLRLKTKSRLIDPPESWDEVRVPKSGPMKSGMLGKGGGGDDDDEDPFLEEDLPDEYKRVKLDALTLLQWLSLVLIIGALVCTLSLRVLRQKHLWKLKLWKWEVLILVSICGRLVSGWVIKIMVFFVERNFLLRKRVLYFVYGIRRAVQNCIWLGFVLTAWHFMLIRKVEQETNSKILEYVTKGLLCLLIGVLLWLLKTLVVKVLASSFHVRSYFDRIQDALFNQYVIQTLSGRPLIEVQNAEDEEERLAEEVRKLQNAGATMPPDLRSNAFPSARIGRAVGSGSGRSGRFIAASGGLGGKSGKFSRPTMSKKTEEAAITIDHLHRLNPKNVSAWNMKRLMNIVRKGHLTTLDEQILDSSAQDEGDTMIKSEVEAKAAAKKIFRNVARPGSKHIYLEDLLRFMGEEEALKTMSLFEGASETRRIRKNSLKNWVVNCFRERRALSLTLNDTKTAVNRLRHVVDVIVGIVIIVIWLLVLDIVTSANLVYATSQLVVVAFVFGNTCRTVFEAVIFLFVMHPFDVGDRCEIQGVQMVVEEMNILTTVFLSPDTGDAVEFCVHISTPQDKIAVMKQRMISYIESKKEHWYPQVQIVLKDVEELNKMRYALWLTHKMNFQDVGEKWERRALLLEEMVRIFQELDIQYRLLPIDINVRAMPPTTTTGLPPSNFSATTS; this is encoded by the exons ATGGATTTTTCGCTGAAGAAGTCATTCAAATCCCATGGGTCGAGCAAACACATGAGAAAGATCTCAGCCGGAGCAGTAGAAGATAACAGCCACGAGGAGCTCCCGATTCTAATTGATCACCAGAACCAGGCAAGCATCGCCTCAGATTCGCCGGGCCACCACCGCCGAGAGGTCATCGTCAAGATCGACGAGGGCGATTCCTCAGCAACAACCATCAGAGAAAACGTCAGGGAAGTAGAGCATGGCGGGATGATTTGGCGGGAATCGAGTTTAGATTTTTGGACGGAGGACGACGGGAGCACTATCCCCGCCGATGGAAGCGCCGGCAGCGGGGGCTTTCATTTCGTGCAGAGGGGGAAGCAGACTGCgccggcggcggaggaggatcCGCCGACGAAGCTGATAGGGCAGTACCTTAAGAAGCAGAGAGCCTCGGGAGGCGACGTGTCGTTGGACATGGATTTGGAGATGGACGAGCTACAAAAACCGCCGCTGGCGGAGCCTCCGAGGATCAGCGAGGCGTCGCGGGAGCTCAAGGTGTCGTTCCAATCGCCGGCAAGGTCGGATCTCCCGATCCCCGAGACGGGGAACGATTCTGTTCGGAGGCGAAACAAGGACTCCGTGGTTGACGACGAACGACGTCGTAGCAGTCGGTTGAGTAACGGCGGAGCCGACGTCATTAGGTGCTCGTCGAACAAATCGTTTCGGCGAGAGGCTTCGTTTCAGAACAACAATTTGTTGAGGCTAAAGACCAAGTCTAGATTGATAGACCCGCCTGAAAGCTGGGACGAGGTTCGGGTCCCGAAATCGGGTCCGATGAAGTCCGGGATGTTGGGGAAAGGCGGCGGCGGCGACGATGACGACGAGGACCCGTTTTTGGAAGAGGATCTGCCTGATGAGTACAAGAGGGTAAAACTAGATGCATTGACTCTGCTCCAATGGCTTAGTTTGGTTTTGATCATTGGTGCCTTGGTTTGCACGCTTTCTCTAAGAGTTTTGAGGCAGAAGCATCTGTGGAAATTGAAGCTGTGGAAATGGGAGGTGCTGATTTTGGTTTCGATTTGCGGGAGGCTGGTTTCGGGTTGGGTGATAAAGATCATGGTGTTCTTCGTGGAAAGGAATTTCCTTCTGCGCAAGAGGGtgttgtattttgtttatgGGATCAGAAGGGCTGTGCAGAACTGTATTTGGCTTGGCTTTGTTTTGACGGCTTGGCATTTCATGCTAATCAGGAAGGTTGAGCAGGAAACCAATAGCAAAATACTAGAGTATGTGACGAAAGGTTTGCTTTGTCTCTTGATCGGGGTTTTGCTATGGTTGTTAAAGACCCTGGTTGTGAAGGTGCTTGCTTCCTCTTTCCACGTTAGATCCTACTTTGATCGGATTCAGGACGCGCTTTTTAATCAGTATGTGATCCAAACTCTCTCTGGGCGTCCCTTGATTGAGGTACAGAATGCggaggatgaagaagagaggCTTGCTGAGGAGGTTAGGAAGTTACAGAATGCTGGGGCAACTATGCCTCCTGACCTCAGATCAAATGCATTCCCTTCTGCGAGAATTGGGAGGGCGGTTGGGAGTGGCTCTGGGAGAAGTGGGAGGTTCATTGCTGCAAGTGGGGGGCTTGGGGGAAAAAGTGGCAAGTTTTCAAGGCCAACAATGTCCAAGAAGACAGAGGAGGCTGCAATTACCATTGATCATTTGCATAGGCTCAATCCAAAGAATGTATCTGCTTGGAATATGAAGAGGCTAATGAACATTGTTAGAAAAGGGCATCTTACGACACTCGATGAGCAAATTCTGGATTCCAGCGCTCAGGATGAGGGTGATACTATGATCAAAAGTGAAGTTGAGGCAAAGGCTGCAGCTAAAAAGATATTTCGCAATGTGGCACGGCCTGGCTCAAA GCACATCTACCTGGAGGATTTGTTGCGTTTCATGGGAGAAGAGGAGGCTTTAAAGACCATGAGTCTCTTTGAAGGGGCCTCCGAGACTCGCAGAATCCGCAAAAATTCCTTGAAAAATTGGGTG GTCAACTGCTTTAGAGAACGGAGAGCACTTTCTTTGACACTGAATGACACCAAAACAGCGGTGAACAGACTTCGACACGTGGTGGATGTAATAGTTGGCATTGTTATTATAGTTATATGGCTTCTTGTGCTGGATATTGTCACCAGCGCCAATCTTGTTTATGCAACTTCTCAGCTTGTGGTCGTGGCATTTGTTTTTGGTAACACTTGCAGGACAGTATTTGAAGCAgtcatatttttatttgttatgCACCCATTTGACGTGGGAGATCGATGTGAAATTCAAGGAGTACAG ATGGTTGTAGAAGAAATGAATATCTTGACTACAGTTTTTCTAAG TCCGGACACAGGAGATGCTGTTGAGTTCTGTGTCCATATATCTACTCCACAAGATAAGATTGCTGTTATGAAACAGAGAATGATAAG TTACATTGAAAGTAAAAAGGAGCACTGGTATCCTCAAGTACAGATCGTATTGAAGGATGTAGAAGAATTAAATAAGATGAGGTATGCATTGTGGCTGACACATAAGATGAACTTCCAAGATGTGGGAGAAAAGTGGGAAAGAAGAGCCCTTTTACTTGAAGAGATGGTAAGGATCTTCCAGGAGCTGGACATTCAGTATCGTTTGCTGCCTATTGACATAAATGTCCGCGCCATGCCTCCCACAACCACCACCGGTCTGCCTCCCTCAAATTTTTCAGCAACCACAAGCTGA
- the LOC133734431 gene encoding mechanosensitive ion channel protein 6-like isoform X1, whose translation MDFSLKKSFKSHGSSKHMRKISAGAVEDNSHEELPILIDHQNQASIASDSPGHHRREVIVKIDEGDSSATTIRENVREVEHGGMIWRESSLDFWTEDDGSTIPADGSAGSGGFHFVQRGKQTAPAAEEDPPTKLIGQYLKKQRASGGDVSLDMDLEMDELQKPPLAEPPRISEASRELKVSFQSPARSDLPIPETGNDSVRRRNKDSVVDDERRRSSRLSNGGADVIRCSSNKSFRREASFQNNNLLRLKTKSRLIDPPESWDEVRVPKSGPMKSGMLGKGGGGDDDDEDPFLEEDLPDEYKRVKLDALTLLQWLSLVLIIGALVCTLSLRVLRQKHLWKLKLWKWEVLILVSICGRLVSGWVIKIMVFFVERNFLLRKRVLYFVYGIRRAVQNCIWLGFVLTAWHFMLIRKVEQETNSKILEYVTKGLLCLLIGVLLWLLKTLVVKVLASSFHVRSYFDRIQDALFNQYVIQTLSGRPLIEVQNAEDEEERLAEEVRKLQNAGATMPPDLRSNAFPSARIGRAVGSGSGRSGRFIAASGGLGGKSGKFSRPTMSKKTEEAAITIDHLHRLNPKNVSAWNMKRLMNIVRKGHLTTLDEQILDSSAQDEGDTMIKSEVEAKAAAKKIFRNVARPGSKHIYLEDLLRFMGEEEALKTMSLFEGASETRRIRKNSLKNWVVNCFRERRALSLTLNDTKTAVNRLRHVVDVIVGIVIIVIWLLVLDIVTSANLVYATSQLVVVAFVFGNTCRTVFEAVIFLFVMHPFDVGDRCEIQGVQMVVEEMNILTTVFLRYDNIKIVYPNSTLSTMPINNFYRSPDTGDAVEFCVHISTPQDKIAVMKQRMISYIESKKEHWYPQVQIVLKDVEELNKMRYALWLTHKMNFQDVGEKWERRALLLEEMVRIFQELDIQYRLLPIDINVRAMPPTTTTGLPPSNFSATTS comes from the exons ATGGATTTTTCGCTGAAGAAGTCATTCAAATCCCATGGGTCGAGCAAACACATGAGAAAGATCTCAGCCGGAGCAGTAGAAGATAACAGCCACGAGGAGCTCCCGATTCTAATTGATCACCAGAACCAGGCAAGCATCGCCTCAGATTCGCCGGGCCACCACCGCCGAGAGGTCATCGTCAAGATCGACGAGGGCGATTCCTCAGCAACAACCATCAGAGAAAACGTCAGGGAAGTAGAGCATGGCGGGATGATTTGGCGGGAATCGAGTTTAGATTTTTGGACGGAGGACGACGGGAGCACTATCCCCGCCGATGGAAGCGCCGGCAGCGGGGGCTTTCATTTCGTGCAGAGGGGGAAGCAGACTGCgccggcggcggaggaggatcCGCCGACGAAGCTGATAGGGCAGTACCTTAAGAAGCAGAGAGCCTCGGGAGGCGACGTGTCGTTGGACATGGATTTGGAGATGGACGAGCTACAAAAACCGCCGCTGGCGGAGCCTCCGAGGATCAGCGAGGCGTCGCGGGAGCTCAAGGTGTCGTTCCAATCGCCGGCAAGGTCGGATCTCCCGATCCCCGAGACGGGGAACGATTCTGTTCGGAGGCGAAACAAGGACTCCGTGGTTGACGACGAACGACGTCGTAGCAGTCGGTTGAGTAACGGCGGAGCCGACGTCATTAGGTGCTCGTCGAACAAATCGTTTCGGCGAGAGGCTTCGTTTCAGAACAACAATTTGTTGAGGCTAAAGACCAAGTCTAGATTGATAGACCCGCCTGAAAGCTGGGACGAGGTTCGGGTCCCGAAATCGGGTCCGATGAAGTCCGGGATGTTGGGGAAAGGCGGCGGCGGCGACGATGACGACGAGGACCCGTTTTTGGAAGAGGATCTGCCTGATGAGTACAAGAGGGTAAAACTAGATGCATTGACTCTGCTCCAATGGCTTAGTTTGGTTTTGATCATTGGTGCCTTGGTTTGCACGCTTTCTCTAAGAGTTTTGAGGCAGAAGCATCTGTGGAAATTGAAGCTGTGGAAATGGGAGGTGCTGATTTTGGTTTCGATTTGCGGGAGGCTGGTTTCGGGTTGGGTGATAAAGATCATGGTGTTCTTCGTGGAAAGGAATTTCCTTCTGCGCAAGAGGGtgttgtattttgtttatgGGATCAGAAGGGCTGTGCAGAACTGTATTTGGCTTGGCTTTGTTTTGACGGCTTGGCATTTCATGCTAATCAGGAAGGTTGAGCAGGAAACCAATAGCAAAATACTAGAGTATGTGACGAAAGGTTTGCTTTGTCTCTTGATCGGGGTTTTGCTATGGTTGTTAAAGACCCTGGTTGTGAAGGTGCTTGCTTCCTCTTTCCACGTTAGATCCTACTTTGATCGGATTCAGGACGCGCTTTTTAATCAGTATGTGATCCAAACTCTCTCTGGGCGTCCCTTGATTGAGGTACAGAATGCggaggatgaagaagagaggCTTGCTGAGGAGGTTAGGAAGTTACAGAATGCTGGGGCAACTATGCCTCCTGACCTCAGATCAAATGCATTCCCTTCTGCGAGAATTGGGAGGGCGGTTGGGAGTGGCTCTGGGAGAAGTGGGAGGTTCATTGCTGCAAGTGGGGGGCTTGGGGGAAAAAGTGGCAAGTTTTCAAGGCCAACAATGTCCAAGAAGACAGAGGAGGCTGCAATTACCATTGATCATTTGCATAGGCTCAATCCAAAGAATGTATCTGCTTGGAATATGAAGAGGCTAATGAACATTGTTAGAAAAGGGCATCTTACGACACTCGATGAGCAAATTCTGGATTCCAGCGCTCAGGATGAGGGTGATACTATGATCAAAAGTGAAGTTGAGGCAAAGGCTGCAGCTAAAAAGATATTTCGCAATGTGGCACGGCCTGGCTCAAA GCACATCTACCTGGAGGATTTGTTGCGTTTCATGGGAGAAGAGGAGGCTTTAAAGACCATGAGTCTCTTTGAAGGGGCCTCCGAGACTCGCAGAATCCGCAAAAATTCCTTGAAAAATTGGGTG GTCAACTGCTTTAGAGAACGGAGAGCACTTTCTTTGACACTGAATGACACCAAAACAGCGGTGAACAGACTTCGACACGTGGTGGATGTAATAGTTGGCATTGTTATTATAGTTATATGGCTTCTTGTGCTGGATATTGTCACCAGCGCCAATCTTGTTTATGCAACTTCTCAGCTTGTGGTCGTGGCATTTGTTTTTGGTAACACTTGCAGGACAGTATTTGAAGCAgtcatatttttatttgttatgCACCCATTTGACGTGGGAGATCGATGTGAAATTCAAGGAGTACAG ATGGTTGTAGAAGAAATGAATATCTTGACTACAGTTTTTCTAAGGTATGACAACATAAAAATCGTGTACCCGAACAGTACACTTTCAACTATGCCCATCAATAACTTCTATCGTAGTCCGGACACAGGAGATGCTGTTGAGTTCTGTGTCCATATATCTACTCCACAAGATAAGATTGCTGTTATGAAACAGAGAATGATAAG TTACATTGAAAGTAAAAAGGAGCACTGGTATCCTCAAGTACAGATCGTATTGAAGGATGTAGAAGAATTAAATAAGATGAGGTATGCATTGTGGCTGACACATAAGATGAACTTCCAAGATGTGGGAGAAAAGTGGGAAAGAAGAGCCCTTTTACTTGAAGAGATGGTAAGGATCTTCCAGGAGCTGGACATTCAGTATCGTTTGCTGCCTATTGACATAAATGTCCGCGCCATGCCTCCCACAACCACCACCGGTCTGCCTCCCTCAAATTTTTCAGCAACCACAAGCTGA